The Lacticaseibacillus rhamnosus DNA window TCACCTACAGCAACAACTTTGCCGGTTTGCGGTTTCTGTTTTGCATTGTTGGCTAAAACGATGCCGCCAACGGTTTGTTCCTCTTCTTCAACGACCTCGACAATCACGCGATCTCCTAATGGTTTTAACAAGGCAATCCCTCCACATTACATTTTTTGATTTAGCACTCGTTGCGTCTAAGTGCTAACTACAAAAGTAACTATAACGAGTTTTGCGGGTGAATGCAACCCCCAAACTCCGGAATGTTATACTAATTTCAGACATTTTTTAAAAGGAGTCGTTTATGTCACTTCAAAAACATGCTTTTTCTATTATTGGCGCCTACTTGGTTGCCTTCATCGCTAACCTCCTTATTTTTCAGATATTGCCGGTTGGGCGCCTTAGCCTTGGTATTGTTACCTTAATCAGTATGGTCGCACTCATTATCGCGATTTTGAGCGAGCGTAACTTAGTGATTGCCAACGCGATTGAAGCACCTGGCGTTCTTGCCCCGCAGCAACGCGTCTTCTGGGGCGTAATGGGCATTGCCGGTGTTTTGGCAGCGCAACTGGTTGGTTCGTGGCTTGAAACCATTTTATTCAAAATGCCGCAAACCAGCAGCCAAATTCATCAACAGCTTTCCAGTATGACGACTAATCCTTGGTACTTTTTGACCATTGGCTTAGCATTGCCGATCTTGGAAGAGTTGGCTTTTCGTAAAGTTCTGTTCGGTAATCTCGTCAATGTCACCGGTATCTTTGGCGGCGCGCTCATCGCCAGCCTCCTATTTGCCGTGACCCAACCCGGTGGCCACTGGCTTAGTGCAACTCTGGTCGGGTTGGTACTTGCTTACGATTATCGCCACACCGGCGCCATCAGCACACCGATCATCGCCCATGTCGGTGCCTTATGGATGGTTTGGCTTTATTACATTGCCCATGCCCTATAAACGTAACCGAATATTAATCGCACCCATCACCACAATCTCCTATAATGGAAAATAATGCTTTTACGAAGGAGTTAAATTATGGAGACCCGCTCAAATCACCGTCAGCGTCAAAAACCCCGCCGATTTCACTGGGGAAGACTCATCGGTTTAATCCTTGTCGTCGGCCTGTTTACAGTCGGAGCTTATGCGTTGCGCTTATACAGTCAGGCAAAATATGCGATTGACAATACATACCATGCCACCAAACACGTCAGCACGGATATTGCCCAAAAGAAACCATTTGCTGTTTTGCTACTGGGGGTTGACACGGGGGCAGACGGACGGATTGAAAAAGGCAACTCGGATACGATGATTGTTGCCGTCATTAATCCCAAGACTAAAAAAACCACCATGGTCAGCATTCCGCGGGATACCGCTGCTGAACTGATTGGTACCAAAGAATTCAATATGCAAAAAATCAATGCCGCTTATAACGTCGGCGGTTCGGACATGGCCATCAATACTGTCTCCAAGCTGGTCAATGTCCCGATTTCTTACTACTTAACCATTAACATGGGCGCACTTGAAAAGGTAGTCAATGCAGTCGGCGGGATTGACGTTAACGTCCCATTTTCATTCCAAGACCCGTATACCGGCAACCAGAAATTCACTAAAGGCAACATGCACCTAAACGGCAATATGGCCCTCGCTTATTCCCGAATGCGTCATTCAGACCCAGAAGGCGATTACGGGCGCCAAAAACGCCAGCAACAAGTGATCAAAGCTATTTTGAAAAAAGCCATATCAGTGGGATCACTCGGTAATTTCACCAAACTTATGGACACGGTTTCCAAGAACATCGCCACTAATATGAGTTTCGCAGATATGCAAAGTATCTTCTTGAATTATCGTGATGCCGCCAAGACCATCTCAACCGATCATTTGCAGGGCGTC harbors:
- a CDS encoding CPBP family intramembrane glutamic endopeptidase, with translation MSLQKHAFSIIGAYLVAFIANLLIFQILPVGRLSLGIVTLISMVALIIAILSERNLVIANAIEAPGVLAPQQRVFWGVMGIAGVLAAQLVGSWLETILFKMPQTSSQIHQQLSSMTTNPWYFLTIGLALPILEELAFRKVLFGNLVNVTGIFGGALIASLLFAVTQPGGHWLSATLVGLVLAYDYRHTGAISTPIIAHVGALWMVWLYYIAHAL
- a CDS encoding LCP family protein, with the protein product METRSNHRQRQKPRRFHWGRLIGLILVVGLFTVGAYALRLYSQAKYAIDNTYHATKHVSTDIAQKKPFAVLLLGVDTGADGRIEKGNSDTMIVAVINPKTKKTTMVSIPRDTAAELIGTKEFNMQKINAAYNVGGSDMAINTVSKLVNVPISYYLTINMGALEKVVNAVGGIDVNVPFSFQDPYTGNQKFTKGNMHLNGNMALAYSRMRHSDPEGDYGRQKRQQQVIKAILKKAISVGSLGNFTKLMDTVSKNIATNMSFADMQSIFLNYRDAAKTISTDHLQGVNAWVGDGAYQIASDAEMQRVSNKLRTALGLQTETISNEETKQNAKNSQFDFEATTDQNYIIYTPYDR